From a region of the Salvelinus alpinus chromosome 2, SLU_Salpinus.1, whole genome shotgun sequence genome:
- the LOC139567889 gene encoding pneumococcal serine-rich repeat protein-like: MRIMAVSFEMSLRISWICCLLIGGITCYPPPKGNYRYIPQNQLKRTGHNAAEATGSRASAGEAATRNASASVTTGANTLGGATGSRASAAEAVTHNASASITTGPNTLAEATCHNASSSATTGPNTLGEAAGHSASAAEATGHSAAQAATHNASASVTTGPNTLGEATGYNATTSLTTGSNTLGEANGHSASEAIGHHASAAEATGHSATQAATRNASEAATHNASASVTTGPNTLAEATGHNASSSATTGPNTLGEAAGHGASAAEATRHSATQAATRNASEAATHNASASVTTGPNTLGEATGHNASTSVRTGPNTLGEANGHSASEATGHHASAAEATGHSATQAATRNASEAATHNASASVTTGPNTLGEATGHNASSKFTIGTNALGEVSDSRSSAEAATHNASASVTTGPNTVAEAIGHSASSSATTSPNTLGEATGHFASSSAESGSKASAGATGALASAGATGALASAGATGALASAGATGALASAGATGALASAGATGALASAGATGALASAGATGALASAGATGALASAGATGALASAGATGALASAGATGALASAGATGALASAGATGHLASAGATGHLASAGATGHLASAGATGHLASAGATGHLASAGATGHLASAGATGHLASAGATGALASAGATGALASAGATGHLASAGATGALASAGATGALASAGATGALASAGATGALASAGATGALASAGATGLEQEGQLLKQHGF; encoded by the exons ATGAGAATAATGGCAGTGAGTTTTGAAATGTCTTTGAG aattTCTTGGATTTGTTGCCTGCTAATTGGAGGGATAACCTGTTATCCTCCACCTAAAG GTAATTATAGATATATTCCCCAAAATCAATTAAAAAGAACTGGCCACAATGCAGCGGAAGCTACCGGCTCCCGTGCCTCGGCAGGTGAAGCAGCCACCCGTAATGCCTCAGCAAGCGTCACGACTGGCGCAAATACCTTAGGTGGAGCAACCGGATCCCGTGCCTCAGCAGCAGAAGCAGTCACCCACAATGCCTCAGCAAGCATCACAACTGGCCCAAATACCTTAGCTGAAGCAACGTGCCACAATGCTTCATCAAGCGCCACGACTGGCCCAAATACCTTAGGTGAAGCAGCTGGCCACAGTGCCTCGGCAGCGGAAGCAACTGGACACAGTGCCGCGCAAGCGGCAACCCATAATGCCTCAGCAAGCGTCACGACTGGCCCAAATACCTTAGGTGAAGCAACTGGCTACAATGCTACAACAAGCCTCACGACTGGCTCAAATACCTTAGGTGAAGCAAATGGCCACAGTGCCTCGGAAGCAATTGGCCACCATGCCTCGGCAGCGGAAGCAACTGGACACAGTGCCACGCAAGCGGCCACCCGTAATGCCTCGGAAGCAGCCACCCACAATGCCTCAGCTAGTGTCACGACTGGCCCAAATACCTTAGCTGAAGCAACTGGCCACAATGCTTCATCAAGCGCTACGACTGGCCCAAATACCTTAGGTGAAGCAGCTGGCCACGGTGCCTCGGCAGCGGAAGCAACTAGACACAGTGCCACGCAAGCGGCCACCCGTAATGCCTCGGAAGCGGCCACTCATAATGCCTCAGCAAGCGTCACGACTGGCCCAAATACCTTAGGTGAAGCAACTGGCCACAATGCTTCAACAAGCGTCAGGACTGGCCCAAATACCTTAGGTGAAGCAAATGGCCACAGTGCCTCGGAAGCAACTGGCCACCATGCCTCGGCAGCGGAAGCAACTGGACACAGTGCCACGCAAGCGGCCACCCGTAATGCCTCGGAAGCAGCCACCCACAATGCCTCAGCAAGTGTCACGACTGGCCCAAATACCTTAGGGGAAGCAACTGGCCACAATGCTTCATCAAAATTCACGATTGGCACAAATGCCTTGGGTGAAGTATCCGACTCCCGTTCCTCAGCAGAAGCAGCAACCCATAATGCCTCAGCAAGTGTCACGACTGGCCCAAATACCGTAGCTGAAGCAATTGGCCACAGTGCTTCATCAAGCGCCACGACTAGCCCAAATACCTTAGGTGAAGCAACCGGCCACTTTGCCTCATCAAGTGCGGAATCTGGTTCAAAagcctcggcaggagccacaggtgcccttgcctcggcaggagccacaggggcccttgcctcggcaggagccacaggggcccttgcctcggcaggagccacaggcgcccttgcctcggcaggagccacaggcgcccttgcctcggcaggagccacaggcgcccttgcctcggcaggagccacaggcgcccttgcctcggcaggagccacaggcgcccttgcctcggcaggagccacaggcgcccttgcctcggcaggagccacaggcgcccttgcctcggcaggagccacaggcgcccttgcctcggcaggagccacaggcgcccttgcctcggcaggagccacaggcgcccttgcctcggcaggagccacaggccaccttgcctcggcaggagccacaggccaccttgcctcggcaggagccacaggccaccttgcctcggcaggagccacaggccaccttgcctcggcaggagccacaggccaccttgcctcggcaggagccacaggccaccttgcctcggcaggagccacaggccaccttgcctcggcaggagccacaggcgcccttgcctcggcaggagccacaggcgcccttgcctcggcaggagccacaggccaccttgcctcggcaggagccacaggcgcccttgcctcggcaggagccacaggcgcccttgcctcggcaggagccacaggcgcccttgcctcggcaggagccacaggcgcccttgcctcggcaggagccacaggcgcccttgcctcggcaggagccacaggccTTGAACAGGAGGGCCAACTCCTCAAGCAACATGGATTTTAG